A stretch of DNA from Gasterosteus aculeatus chromosome 7, fGasAcu3.hap1.1, whole genome shotgun sequence:
AAAAACACCCACAGAGGCCTCgtgttcttttccttcttcaaaCCCACTCACCAATGATCTTCTTCCCGTGtttgagcagcagctcctctgtgACACCTCCAAACTGTTCGATGGCCTTAGCGGTctagaaaaaaaatcatcagtCATATCATCAGCTAAATAAGTACGTCTTACAGAAATGTCTACAGTTGCATTAcgattctctcacacacacacacacacacacacacacacacacacaccagttctCCGCTCTGAGCCAGCTCGGGGTGGACGGTTCCCTGCAGAGTCAGACCCGTGCTCAGACCGGCCTTTCTGCAAACACAGCAGGACAGGTATCATGACgccgaaaaacaacaacatgttggTCTCCTGTCCCCCAAACGAAGTGTGGGACACAAACCGTTTGGCTCTTTTGGCGATTTCTCCAGCAAGCATCCCAGCGTTGCCGATGGGGTTCTTCAGGGCCTTCTGCAAGCTCTTCAACTGGTTACCAGCGTTctaggaggaggggaggaggggggcaggtaGCATTTGTCATTGTCTGTTGCAGTTAATCGGAGTCTACCCTTTTTGCTTGGACACTCTCAATCTGGATTGACAAATCAAAAGAGTCCACGGTgtaatgaaaaatataaatacatttaaaaaaaaaaaaaaaggaagttgcTTCACAAACGACCGTTGGTAAAAAGCCACAAGACGCAGCGAGCTGAAATCAGTAGCACCAGCGACACGCTGTGGGATCGAATCATAAGGTTCGCAAACGAACGTCTGATTTCACCTGGAAGCCGTTGAGGGCCACGAAGAGCCTCAGGATGTCGTTGGTGCCCTCGAAGATTCGGAAAATCCTCAGATCCCTCATCACTCTCTCCAGCCCGGTGTCCTGAGGAAACGGGATTCAGAAAGGTGATGACCAGTCAAAAAAGCATCAGTCGTTCCCTTTTTCAGTTCAACTccagccagaaaaaaaaaagcggtgAGATTTATCTTAAGTCACTTAACAGCTGCACACAGGAACAGAGACCAGCTATAAATAAACTGAAAAGTACACAAATGTCCCTCCTCGTCCCCCTCGCCTATTGTGCACACCATCTCCAtgcataaaaacaacattttccacTGTTGTGAGAGTCTGGTGACCTCCTGCCCCGTCCGGCTATTCTTGGGAACTTcttagttgtttgttttttaacaagatTCCATAGATTTGGTATCAGTGTCGTCTGAGCGCGAGGCAACGCTCAGTTACGACAAATGCGGAACCTCAACAAGAGGAACTAATGCGGGGTGGTTGTTTCTAAGAGCGTATCGCCCTCTCCGTGCCGGGTCATCGCTGAGGAGGTGCTGATCTCGTTGACCCATGCGGGAATGTGATAACCACGGGCGGAGGTGTTGCTGCGTTGGTGTGCGGCAAATTCACGGAGGAAACGAGGCAATGAGATTCTTAGGTTAGAAGAGGGAACGTTTGGTGTAACCAGGTGAGCCGCAGAAGCAGCTTTTTAGGAACCATCAGCACGGGGGTGAAAACACACCGCTGGAGCTCACCTTCATGTAACCCATGCCGCCCATAACCTGAACGCACTCGTCAGTCACagtccacgcagcctcctgcaacAATttgagaaacaacaaaaaacatcttgaaTTCAGGGAAGAACAGACACAGCCCCCTTCCTCTATCTGGCAGCGGAAAGAGGAACACCAGAAGCACAGTGAAGACATCAACGGTGGATCAGAGCCCCTCGATGTCTTACAGAGGCAAAGATCTTGCTGATGGCCGCCTCGATCTGGAATTCCTTGGCTCCGCTGTCCATGTTGCCGCTGATCATGTACGCCATCGACTGCAAAGGGACACGGAAGCGGCGCGTCAGCACAAGCGTTCACCTCACTGAACACGAGCGTTGAGACAATGGACAGACAGGACGCGTAGAAACAAAACGCCACATGAACACACAACGAGCTACTTTGAtcgaaaaaaaaataaatctacgTGGCGCATTTTAGTGACAAAAATATGAAGATCCACCGACCTCGGTGACGTACTGCAGCATGGCCATGCGAGCCACCTTCTCCTGGATGACGCCGTAGTTGTGGATCTTGTTTCCGAACTGGGTTCTGTTGGCTGCGTGGTCCAcctgatggagagagggaagTGCTGAGCACCTTAATGCATTGATACAGGTGCTACGATCAATTCGTCAGATCGGTTCTTATGAATGCATTGtggcaaaaatatatttatttttctgtctaaCTGGAGTTCATCAATACTTCATTTTGGTCATTTGCAGCAGGGTTCCTTTCAGAACATTACTGCTTTACCTTCCTTTTAGAAAAACCTTATTTAATAAAACGGTTAGAAACATTACAAAATGCGCATTTCTTTTGAGAACAGACGTGACCAAGGGCACTTTTGGATCTTCAGCAACGTTGGCAGGAAGTTGCACGGTTGAAAAGAGGGTGTCACATCACTTTCCGTCCACATCTGCATGTACTCACAGCTTTGTTGATGACTCCCTTCATGGTGCCGGAGAGGGCGGCGGCCATGCCGAAGCGCCCGTTATTCAGGATGTTCATGGCCACCTTGAAGCCTTCGCCCAATTCGCCCAGCAGGCAGTCAGCTGGCACGCGGACGTTGTCAAAGTAGACCTCGGCGGTGTTCGACGCCTTGATGCCCATTTTCTTCTCTGGGGGGCCGCTGTgataaaagaggaagaaaataaaattaagaatATAGCATGAGCCCAGAAAGCTCCACGGAGGCCGTGTCGTGATGCCCAGCGACAAACAACGCAGCATCTAAAAAGAACGATGCGCTCACCTCGTCACTCCTCCGAAGCTCCTCTCCACCACGAAGGCAGAGATCTTGTCCTTCATCTCCCCCGTCTTGGGGTCCTTCATGGGTGTCTTGGCGAACACCGTGAAGATCTCAGCCAGACCGCCGTTGCTGACAagggaaaaaatacattaaaaaaaaaaaaaagcatcagaaaagaaaagactttCAGGCATTACAGAGTTACGTGACACATTGTAGAATGCTGCCACCTTGTGGTGAAAACAACTGGGGCCACGTGCGCCTGGTCCTCACCTGATCCAGATCTTGCTCCCGTTGAGAGTGAAGAACTTGCCGCACGGCGACTGAACAGCTGTGGTCTTGATGGAGGCGGCGTCTGAGCCGCTGGCCGGTTCGGTGAGGCAGAAGGCTGCGATAGTCTCGGCTGGAGGGGCCAACGCAGAGGTTATCAAACGGCTTGTTTCATAGCATATTGTAGTTTTTGGGTCTTTTCCCGAGATTCTCAGAGagtaataacattttttttttttaaatggtgcgGACGACGCCAAATTCTTACCAGTGGCGAGCTTGGGGAGGTACTTCTCCTTCTGGGCCGGATTCCCAAAGAGCAGAATGCCCTTGAAGCCGATGGACTGGTGGGCTCCCAGGGTGATGCCGACGCCGAGGTCGTAGGTGCCGACGATCTCGACCAGCCGTGCGTACTGTGACATCGAAGGCATCGCGTCAGACTCTGCTTACCGACCGCAGTACAAAATGTACGTGGAGGTAATCGAGCGGACGCACCTGCGTGTTTGAGAGGCCGAGGCCGCCCAGGTCAGAGGGCACCTGCAGGCCAAAGGCGCCCATCTCCTTCAGGCCCTGCATGGTGTCGTCCTCGACCTTCTCCAAGGCGTCGTTCTTGGCGGCAtcgttcacttcctgttcgcaGGAGGCGGAAACAAATTGTGAGACGtataacctttttttaaatgataaaaaaggTACGCAAAGAAAAGTGTGGATACAAATGTATCTGAGACATGAAAGAGGACGTGATTTGGAATCACCAAAAAGAATTTGTCGACGGGCCCAACAAGCTCCCGGAGGAACTGCTCCTGCTCTTGATTCAGGGCTGCAGGAGACACAAGaggtattattattttacagaaaTGGTTGATGGGAAATGAATGAACATAAATCATCTCAACTTTACCTGAGGGATAAGGGAAAACCTGGGCAGTCTCGATCTGCCCCTTGAAAATGTTGACAGCATACGATTTGGATTCCTGCGGGAAGTTAAGCCATTATTAATATATTGGACATTTGTAGAATCCATTTTGACAAAGGACTTTTTTTGAGACATTGACGGCCGCGTAtattaaaactaaaacacataCTTCGTAGTTCTGCAAGatttcataaaaacaacaaacagtaaCTGATAATTAACATACGGTAGAAATTGTCTTTTCCACTTTAGCAGCAGTGTTACTGCCGACTGCGGCCGTCTTCTCCAGCAccgcctggagaggaagagcaaaACAGATTCAAGACAACGGGAGGAAGCTCGCAAAAAGTTTAAggattcagtaaaaaaaactaactgcatctgaaaagaaatacaactttaatagcatggtgtaaaaataaaatgttgcttaAATTGGCAACATGCCTgagcggggaaaaaaagaatccagTGTTATGAGCCAAGTAAAACCAGAATGACGTTTATTTTCCACTTGCAGCCACTGAAGCTCCGATCTTAAGTGGGTGAGAGGTGGTCCCAAGGGCAGAAGCCAGGCAGCCGAGTCCCCAAGCAGCGGGTGGACTGTGCACTTGGCACATGattattaaaaggaaaacaatgcCGGTCGTATTGCATATAAATGCCTGTAATTATCGGCAGTTaacttcaaataataaataaattcaaataaataataaattcatTATGATTGAATCTTCATTTATCACTGGATTTGTGGAACACTTGTTTCCTGTCAACGCCACGTGATGAAATAATATCCCTACATCGTGCTCCAAGatcgtgtttgtttttgtctgcatACACACCCTTTTAGTGTCGTTAACCTCTCATTAAGACATTCAGCACTATAAAGCTGTAGAAAAaccgaggaggcggagcctgtgTGCCCAGGGCGTGCACAGGTGTTCTGTGCTACAGTGACTGGGGTGGGATTTGTTGATCCGTCCGCTCCGTTTATGAAGGACAGCTATCAAACGAACTGGATATAAAATGagctgaaatgttttgtttagcACAACCTGACAACTATAAAACGCACATGGTAAATGAAACTACTGAATCAAACTTCAAGAATCTTCAAagcaccacaaaaaaaaaggaagaacacaCAATTGTGCTATAGATTTGAAGGGAAAGGCTCAACGGGGGGGGAGAGACGTCTGGACCACGGCGGTCTCCACAGTGTGACCTTTATGGGGGAGTCACGTGACCAGTGAACTCTCCCCCACATCCAGCAGGGAGGGCATGCCGACGTTATGTCAGCGGTCCACTGCCCAAAACAAGGGCAGCAGTGCACACAAGCCAATAACCCATGGCgggaaacaaatatatatacatacattttataAAATGAGGATGTAAATAAGAGTATGTTGCGGAGGGCCCCAGTCGGGCCTCCGTTGTTCCGTTACCTCCGCGGCTTGGCTCGCGTAGAGACGGGGGTTCTGTACAGCAACGACGGCCCCGGCATGACGCTGACCTCTGTGGAacgaacgcacacaaacagggagGGAGAAGTGTGTTTCACTTTGAGTTGTTCCCTCGCTCGAGCGGACAATGAAAGTCTTCGTCCAGAGACGATATGTCCAACACTTCCGCGCGTTGACGTCCCCTACCTGGACAGCCCGGCAGGGATCCGCAGAATGGAGCCGCACAGTGCGGAGGACTGGCTTACTTTACGAAGCAGCATGGTTCCCTTTTGGTTTAAGGACACAGAAGAATAAACGAAAAAACGATTTTCTCAAATTAACtgagtgaaaaataaacaagggAGGAGTAACTTAGACGCAGGCGAGACGCAAAGCGGAGTAGCTGCGGACGGTAGTTTTAGGCTAAGCTAGCAGTTACGTCATGACGTTGGCCCGATATGTAACGTTAACTTAACAGGTTTAGACCAGAAACATTAACTTGTTAACATAGTTATCGTCCTCCTACCGAATGACTATAAAAGCAGCATCACCCACCAATAAATATTGTATGAAGACAAGTTCCGAGAGTCCGTCTAGTAGCCGGTTGTTCCTCCGAATGAGCAGATATCACGGTTCTACGGATGTTGTCTACCCgcggtgcatcatgggaaatgcGGTTTTTATACGCAATGTCTGCCGGACGTGCTCGGTGTCCTATCAAACCCGGTACATAGACACACCGGTTTGACCGAGAGAAACATTAACATAACAGATTGCTCCGTAATAAAGCAGTATATTCTGTTAAAATAAGGCACTTATCGCTGTTGTGTTCTTAATGAGGACTTAAAAAGGGAACCTGCCCCACGCCAGATGAATTATATGGCATTATTTTTATtggcattattattttttggtctTAAGAAAGTGATTGAAAATGTAACAATCCAACGATAAATGTTGGGAGTAAAAATAGATGAATTAACCTCTGAAATGTAAGTAGACATCTCCATATTGACAACATAATTGATTGACCTTTTATTGACCTTGTGGTATCAAGAAATATTGTATACGTAATGCAAGGAgactaatatattttttaactctGTCATTACAAGATCCTAGAAAATTCTATGACTGAAACGGATTTATATCTAatcataaaaaaagatttacaaagTATGATGAGAGAGCTCATTAAAATCAGCAAAAAGTTTGATAGTCCGTcacattttgatattttgtttGTAATGGGACATTTTCTGGTGTTGCTACTTTCCTGGACACAAAGTCCAAAATATCACCGACAAACACAGTACATGAGTCGAATAGACTTCCCCCATAAAATAATGAAGTC
This window harbors:
- the acadvl gene encoding very long-chain specific acyl-CoA dehydrogenase, mitochondrial; protein product: MLLRKVSQSSALCGSILRIPAGLSRGQRHAGAVVAVQNPRLYASQAAEAVLEKTAAVGSNTAAKVEKTISTESKSYAVNIFKGQIETAQVFPYPSALNQEQEQFLRELVGPVDKFFLEVNDAAKNDALEKVEDDTMQGLKEMGAFGLQVPSDLGGLGLSNTQYARLVEIVGTYDLGVGITLGAHQSIGFKGILLFGNPAQKEKYLPKLATAETIAAFCLTEPASGSDAASIKTTAVQSPCGKFFTLNGSKIWISNGGLAEIFTVFAKTPMKDPKTGEMKDKISAFVVERSFGGVTSGPPEKKMGIKASNTAEVYFDNVRVPADCLLGELGEGFKVAMNILNNGRFGMAAALSGTMKGVINKAVDHAANRTQFGNKIHNYGVIQEKVARMAMLQYVTESMAYMISGNMDSGAKEFQIEAAISKIFASEAAWTVTDECVQVMGGMGYMKDTGLERVMRDLRIFRIFEGTNDILRLFVALNGFQNAGNQLKSLQKALKNPIGNAGMLAGEIAKRAKRKAGLSTGLTLQGTVHPELAQSGELTAKAIEQFGGVTEELLLKHGKKIIDEQFVLSRVADCAIDLYAMVVVLSRASRALSGGSASAQHEKMLCETWCVEAHERILRDIKSLRSSQSRQLYKNMRAISAAVVENGGVVAPPALGF